The Vitis vinifera cultivar Pinot Noir 40024 chromosome 12, ASM3070453v1 genome has a segment encoding these proteins:
- the LOC100243740 gene encoding basic leucine zipper 61 → MAQLPPKVPAMAANWPSFPHQKIPSMGNLAPPATQNPSWVDEFLDFSSAKRGTHRRSVSDSIAFFEAPDDCRNSGAAPRPPGAGNEFDQFDDEQFMSMFTDAMAPTISSSNPSTPSDHYSFNEEKTTTIEQQQQQQQLKNESEEVQSSCKLESQTPPQPSMTTSNDRIVDPKRVKRILANRQSAQRSRVRKLQYISELERSVTSLQTEVSVLSPRVAFLDHQRLLLNVDNSALKQRIAALAQDKIFKDAHQDALKREIERLRQVYHQQNLKTTENAAPPTASDVKDFKEEDVLNH, encoded by the exons ATGGCGCAACTGCCTCCAAAGGTCCCAGCCATGGCTGCCAACTGGCCTAGTTTTCCTCACCAGAAGATCCCTTCCATGGGGAACTTGGCGCCTCCCGCCACGCAGAACCCCTCCTGGGTCGATGAATTCCTCGACTTCTCCTCCGCCAAGCGGGGCACTCACCGGAGATCCGTCAGCGACTCCATTGCCTTCTTCGAGGCCCCGGACGATTGCCGCAACTCGGGGGCGGCCCCCCGGCCGCCGGGGGCTGGCAATGAGTTTGATCAATTCGACGACGAGCAGTTCATGTCCATGTTCACCGACGCCATGGCCCCCACCATCTCCTCCTCCAACCCCTCCACGCCTTCCGACCATTACAgctttaatgaagagaaaactACAACAATTGAGcagcaacagcagcagcagcagctcAAGAACGAATCGGAGGAGGTGCAAAGCTCTTGCAAATTGGAGTCACAAACCCCACCACAACCTTCAATGACCACCTCCAATGATCGGATCGTAGACCCCAAAAGAGTGAAAAG AATTCTGGCAAACAGGCAATCCGCGCAAAGATCACGAGTTAGGAAGCTACAATACATATCAGAGCTGGAACGCAGCGTCACCTCATTACAA ACCGAAGTCTCGGTGTTGTCGCCGCGGGTGGCGTTTCTGGACCATCAGCGGTTGCTTCTAAACGTCGACAACAGCGCTCTCAAGCAAAGAATCGCGGCTCTGGCTCAAGATAAGATTTTCAAAGATG CCCATCAAGATGCGTTGAAGAGGGAAATAGAGAGACTAAGGCAAGTCTATCACCAGCAGAACCTCAAGACTACGGAGAACGCGGCGCCACCCACGGCCTCCGATGTTAAGGATTTTAAGGAGGAGGATGTTCTAAACCATTGA
- the LOC100248881 gene encoding zingipain-2, translating to MKTSMFCRNVYFALLIMWTVGVSWSAFSEEHEPMESEMSDMEKRYERWLVQHGRRYKNRDEWQRHFGIYQSNVRFINYINAQNFSFTLTDNQFADMTNEEYKALYMGLGTSETSRKNQSSFKRERSKVLPISVDWRKMGAVTPVRNQGECGSCWAFSTVAAVEGINKIRTGKLVSLSEQELLDCDIDSGNEGCNGGYMVNAFKFIKQNGGITTARNYPYIGEQGICNKDKAANHVVKISGYETVPPNNEKILQAAVAKQPVSVAIDAGGYEFQLYSKGIFNGFCGKQLNHAVTVIGYGEDNGKKYWLVKNSWGTGWGEAGYARMIRDSRDDEGICGIAMEASYPIKAVSLVGEAGSSS from the exons ATGAAGACATCTATGTTCTGCAGGAATGTTTACTTCGCTCTTCTAATTATGTGGACTGTTGGGGTATCTTGGAGTGCATTTTCTGAGGAACATGAGCCTATGGAGTCTGAAATGAGCGACATGGAGAAAAGGTATGAAAGGTGGCTGGTACAACATGGCCGAAGGTACAAGAACAGAGATGAATGGCAACGGCATTTTGGGATTTACCAATCCAATGTTCGGTTCATCAACTACATCAATGCTCAAAATTTCTCATTTACACTCACTGACAACCAATTTGCAGATATGACAAATGAAGAGTATAAAGCTCTCTACATGGGTCTTGGAACATCAGAGACCTCAAGGAAGAACCAAAGCAGCTTCAAACGTGAGAGAAGTAAGGTTTTGCCAATAAGTGTGGATTGGAGGAAAATGGGTGCTGTAACTCCAGTCAGGAATCAAGGGGAATGTG GAAGTTGCTGGGCATTCTCTACTGTGGCAGCCGTGGAAGGCATCAACAAGATCAGAACAGGGAAATTGGTGTCTCTGTCCGAACAAGAGCTCTTAGACTGCGATATTGACAGTGGGAATGAAGGCTGCAATGGTGGATACATGGTGAACGCatttaaattcataaaacaaaatGGCGGCATCACCACTGCAAGAAATTATCCTTACATAGGAGAACAAGGCATTTGTAACAAAGACAAAGCTGCAAACCATGTGGTGAAAATCAGTGGCTATGAGACAGTTCCTCCCAATAATGAGAAGATATTACAAGCTGCAGTAGCTAAACAACCTGTATCTGTTGCAATTGATGCTGGTGGTTATGAATTCCAGCTCTATTCCAAAGGGATCTTCAATGGCTTTTGTGGGAAGCAACTAAACCATGCAGTAACAGTAATTGGCTATGGAGAAGATAATGGTAAAAAATATTGGCTAGTGAAGAATTCATGGGGCACAGGTTGGGGGGAAGCTGGCTATGCAAGGATGATACGCGACTCCAGAGATGATGAAGGCATTTGTGGCATTGCCATGGAGGCCAGCTACCCCATCAAGGCCGTAAGTCTGGTAGGTGAAGCTGGTTCCTCCTCATAG